From the genome of Solibacillus sp. FSL H8-0538:
TCACGATGTTCATATCCACTTCAGCAGCTGAGTCTTCAATATAGTTTAAGTCAAGAACTGCACCAATTTCTTCAATCATCCCAACACTTGTTGCAGCTAAATAGTCCACAATTGGGAATTTAGCAAATGGCTTTACTTCGCCCATTTTCGCAAGGGCTTGTGTCATCGCAACGAATGCACCTGTAATGGATGCTGTTCGAGTACCACCGTCCGCCTGGATCACGTCGCAGTCAATCCACACTGTTTTTTCGCCGAGTGCTTCTAAATCAACAACCGCACGTAATGCACGTCCGATTAAGCGTTGGATTTCCATTGTACGGCCGTTTACTTTACCACGAGATGATTCACGTTGCGTACGCTGCTCTGTGGCTCTCGGAAGCATTGAATATTCTGCTGTAATCCAGCCCTTTCCTTGACCTCGTAGGAACCCAGGCACCTTCTCTTCAATCGTTGCTGTACAAATCACTTTCGTATTCCCTACTGTAATTAATACTGAACCTTCTGGGTGCATTAAATAATTATTTTCAATTTGAACTGGACGTAATTCATTCACAGCTCGGTTATCATGTCTAGTCATTGTTGACCTCCTCTATATTCGCGCAATCATCTTAACATAATTTCGGATAGCACAAAAGTAGTTGCGCCAGATTATATTAGAAAGACACATCTTGCCCAATATAGTGCGAGATGATCTCCTTCCTTATGTAGATACGAAAGTTATACTTTCTTACCTACTAAAAGAAAAGACTCAAATAGATATACAATCTATTTGAGCCATCATTAAAATGTAATTCGGCGAATGTCTAACTCTTCCTGATTTAGCCATCGCTCGCATATTGAACGAAAAATAGGGACAGAACCGGATGCATGAAACACATGCTTTGGCTTTTCTTCATCAGTTCGAAGCTGGCCATTGTATTGTAAAATCGCTTCTACATCTTTTGCTGTTTCTTCGGCTGAAGATAATACATGCACATTAGGTCCGACCGCTGCTTCAATTTGCTTTTGCAATATCGGGTAATGCGTGCAACCTAAAATTACTGTATCAAAGCGTTCTTCCTGAAGCGGCATTAATCCTGTTTCTACAAGATCGTACGAAAACTTCCCTTCGTATTCACCACTTTCAACAAGTGGTACAAACGTTGGACAAGCAAGTGGAATAATTTTCGCTTTCGTATTTAGCGATAGTAATGCTTGCTCGTAGGCACCGCTTTTAATTGTGCCTTCCGTAGCGAGTACTACGACTTCATTACGCTTTGTTTTTTTCACTGCAGCTCGAGCACCTGCATTAATAACACCTAATACAGGGAAAGGCATATGTTTTTGCAAACTTTCTAATGCAACAGCTGTTGCTGTATTACAGGCTATGACAAGCATTTTGACATTCATTTTTTCAAGTGCCTTTGCCATTTGCCAAGTATATGTACGCACTTCCTGCTTTGAACGAGGCCCGTACGGACATCTTGCTGTATCACCTATATAATAAATTGTTTCATTTGGCAAAAGTTCCATAATCGCTTTTGCAACAGTTAATCCGCCTACTCCGGAGTCAATTACACCAATCGGGGCATTCATTTGTACCGCCTCAATCCTATTTCATTAATAAATGTAGTTTTTGTAAGTTTCTTAATAATTCTTCTGCTTCATTTTTGTCAAACTCACCCATAATATCACGCAAGTAATTTTGACGTTTTTCAATTACTTCTTCAATTATACGCTCGCCTTCAGCAAGTAAATGAATACGTACAACGCGGCGATCATGTTCATCACGCACACGCTGTACTAATTCATTTTTCTCCATACGATCTACTAAATCAGTTGTTGTACTAAATGCTAAATACATTTTTGTGGATA
Proteins encoded in this window:
- the rph gene encoding ribonuclease PH, with product MTRHDNRAVNELRPVQIENNYLMHPEGSVLITVGNTKVICTATIEEKVPGFLRGQGKGWITAEYSMLPRATEQRTQRESSRGKVNGRTMEIQRLIGRALRAVVDLEALGEKTVWIDCDVIQADGGTRTASITGAFVAMTQALAKMGEVKPFAKFPIVDYLAATSVGMIEEIGAVLDLNYIEDSAAEVDMNIVMTGDGRFVELQGTGEESTFSRVELNALLDLGETGIAQLIQIQREALGELASLIGKGEA
- the racE gene encoding glutamate racemase; amino-acid sequence: MNAPIGVIDSGVGGLTVAKAIMELLPNETIYYIGDTARCPYGPRSKQEVRTYTWQMAKALEKMNVKMLVIACNTATAVALESLQKHMPFPVLGVINAGARAAVKKTKRNEVVVLATEGTIKSGAYEQALLSLNTKAKIIPLACPTFVPLVESGEYEGKFSYDLVETGLMPLQEERFDTVILGCTHYPILQKQIEAAVGPNVHVLSSAEETAKDVEAILQYNGQLRTDEEKPKHVFHASGSVPIFRSICERWLNQEELDIRRITF
- a CDS encoding MarR family winged helix-turn-helix transcriptional regulator translates to MNDNDKHSFESVAILEKELRYISHLIKQKGREILSNYTITPPQFIALQWLHESGDMTIGDLSTKMYLAFSTTTDLVDRMEKNELVQRVRDEHDRRVVRIHLLAEGERIIEEVIEKRQNYLRDIMGEFDKNEAEELLRNLQKLHLLMK